Below is a window of Fulvitalea axinellae DNA.
TGACCGGCAGGCGTATTCTTTTTTATATAAAAAATATTGGGATGAACTCTTCAGGGTAGCCTATCACCTCACCGATTCTTTGGCCGATACGGAAGACCTTTTGCATGAGCTCTTCGCGGAGCTTTGGCTGAAAAAAGAGCGGGTGGAGATTGCCGGCTCATTCGGGGCTTACGTGCGGACTTCATTGAAGTATAAAGTCTTCAGGCATTATGACCGCAAAAGAAGAAAAGGGGAGTGGAACGAGGAAGTGATGAAAGATCGTTTGGTGGCGGCGGGGTCGGCCGACCAGCCTTTGTCTTTTGAGGAACTTTACGGCCTTATAGAAGTGGCCGTGGAGAATTTGCCGGAAAAATGCCGGGCGGTTTACAAATTGAGTAGGGAAGAGAATAAGAACGTAAGGGAGATTGCCCAGATATTGGGAATATCGCCCAATACGGCCCAAAACCATATCAATAAAGCGCTGAAAGAGTTGAGGTTAAGTCTCCGGGACTATGTGGGCGTGGCTTTGCTTTTGTCGTCGATTTGGAACGAATAGGCTAATGGCTTAAAGTCCGGGATTCGGAGTTTTTCAAAATAATTTAATTTTTTTTCAAAACTGACTAGTTGTGATCGGCGCTTTGCCGCACTATACTTTTGAACGGGAGAAAGGTTATGCGAAATCAGGAACTTATATCGAAGCTTTTAGAAGGGGAAATCGACGCTGGCGGATTGGAAGAGCTTAATGATTGGTACGCTAAGCGGGCGAATGGAGCGGAACTTCCGGAGGATATAGCGCAACGGTCTGGGGAAATTAAGGCCGGAATGTGGAAGAAATTGAGCAAGGAAGTGTTGGCGGAGAGTCCGGAAAAGAAAACGATATGGAAAAGTCTCGTTTTCCGCACCTCGATTGCCGCTTCGTTGGCCTTGGCCGTTTTGTCGTTTGCCCTTTATTGGATGGCTCCGGTGGGGAATGAGCGGATGATAGTGAAAACGAACACTACGGCGGAACCGATGCGTCTGACTTTGCCCGACGGTTCGGCTGTTTGGTTGAACAGGAATACGGAAATCAGGTACCGGGAAAACTTTTCCGAAAAGCGGGGAATCGTTCTGGAAAAGGGCGAAGCTTATTTCGATGTCGAAAGGGATGAAGACAAACCGTTTACTGTGAAGTCGAGCGAATTGGTGACGACTGTGCTGGGTACGGAGTTCAATGTAAAGACATTTGAAAACGGAAACGGCGAGGTTGCGGTAGCCGAAGGAAAGGTGAAAGTGTCCGGCTCTGACTCTACGCAAGAGGAAAAAGGCTATGTGCTAACCGTGGGCGAAGAGGTGGTTTATGACAAAGCCTCGGACGAAATGCGGAAGGCTGTCGCCGATCTGGATATTCTGCTTTGCTGGAAAAGGGAAAAGCTCGTTTTCGACGGCGTAAAGCTCTCCAAAGCCTTCGCGATGTTGGAAGTGCGGTTCGGCAAGGAAATCCATGTGGTTGACGCCGAGGTGAATGATTGTGAGATTTTCGGAATGTACGAGGATGAGGATTTGGCCCACATTCTCAAGACTATGAGTTTCGCCGTCGGTTTTGAAATGGAGTTTTCGGAGCGCGACGGGACTATTTTGATAAAGGGAAAAGGGTGTCGCTAACAGTTTTTTGAGCCACTGCTTTTCTGTTTTCTAAATTAAAATTGAGTTTTGAAATATAGCTTGGGGATAGCCCCGGGCTAGCGGATCATGTTTTTGACGAATAAAAAATCGCAAAGCCCGAGAGTGAGTTTTTTCGGTTGGGCGTATTATGAGAATTTAATTTAGGAAGTGACTGACCGGACCAAGTACCACCCCGGCCGGACAGCCACCGATGTCTAAATAATCTTCAACTATTTAAACAGTGCAAAAGTATGGGAAAAATTCTATCTAATGCAATCGTAAGGCGCACATTGTCGTTGACGGTGTTTTTTTGCGTCCTTTTTTCGTCCGTCGCCATATCCAGTGATATTGGAAGCCAATCGGACGTTGCGGAATCCGGCGAGCGGATGACCCTGAAAGTGCGGGGCGTTACGCTTGAGAATGTTTTTTCTATGATAGAGGCCCAAACCTCTTTTAAGTTTATTTATCGGAAAGACAACGGCGAGACCAGCAAGAAGGTAACGCTTATGATGGAACGGGAAGATCTGAACACCGTTCTTAAGGAAATCGGCAAACAGACGGGGGCCAGCTTCCAGACAGTAAAGAATTCTATTTCTGTCAAAATTGGAGAAACGCCGAAAGGGGCCGTAAAATCAAAAAAACAACAGGAGCGCAGGCTAAAAGGCAAAGTGACCGATGCCGACTCCGGCGAAGCGCTGATCGGCGCTACGGTAATGATCAAGGGCACTACGCAGGGAACCACAACTAATATGGAGGGTGTTTTTGACTTGCCTTTGCCGGCTGGCGCCACGGCCGTTATCGTCTCTTTTGTCGGGTATACGGAGGAGGAGCTTGAGATCGCCAACAGCTCATTCATCGATATCAAACTGCGCCCGGATATGTCAACCCTCGGCGAGGTGGTGGTGACGGCCATCGGCATCAAGAGAGAGAAAGCCAAATTGGGATATGCCATCAGCGAAGTGTCGGGATCGGAAATCGCCGAGTCGGTTGACAATAACGTTTTCAATTCCCTGAAAGGAAAAGTGCCGGGGATGGTGATCAATACCGCTACGGGCGGTTCCACGGGATCCTCAAACGTGGTGCTTCGCGGTTATTCCACCGTTCAGGGCGATAACCAAGCGCTGATCGTTGTCGACGGTATTCCTTATTCCAATAATTCGTTCGGTCAGGGAAACAGCAACAGCGGGATTGACTTGGGTAGCGGTATCGGCGATATCAACCCTGAGGATATCGAGAGCGTAACGGTTTTGAAAGGCGCCAACGCCTCGGCTTTGTACGGATCCAGGGCCATAAACGGCGCTATTGTGATCACTACCAAAAAAGGAAGCGGCAAGAAAGGCTGGGGAGTCCAGTTTTCGAGCAGTATGGTAGTGAAGGAAATGGGTTTCGAGCCGGACTTGCAAAACGAATACGGGCAGGGAGGCAGCGCCAAAACTTTCGGTGAGTTTGACGGAGTGGACGATGACGGGATGCCTTACTTGGCGCTGAACAACGTCCGGAGTTGGGGAGCGAAGTTTGACGGGCAGGATGTTAGCGTAAAATGGATCAGGGAAGAGCCCGTGAGAAAATACGTTTCGCAACCGGATAACTACAAAGACTTTTTCCGTACGGGAACAAATTTCATCAACAACCTGAGTGTCACTGGCTCCGCCGATAAAGCTACGATCAGGGTCAATATAATGGCGAATAACCTTAAGGATATCGTACCGACATCGGAACAGGACAAGTATGGCCTGACCGTTCGCGGAACGCAACAAATAGGGGAACGCATAAATCTCGACGCCAAGCTTTCTTATATCACCAGCCAGACCCACAATCGTCTGACTTTGGGCAACCAGCGCGGAGCGTATAGCGGTTTGGTGACGGGGCCGAGGAGTTTTTATCTTGATGACCTGAAGCGCTACAGATATCCGGTAACCGGAAAAACGTATGACCAGCACAGAACGTTCGGCGACAATATGCCTGTGGCTTGGAGTACGAGTACGGGATCCAGCGCCGGTAACCCTTATTGGGAATTGTATGAAAACCCGAACGATGACAAGCGCGACCGCCTGAACGGAATGGTGAAAGTGGGCGTGGACATTTTGCCCGGCCTTCAGGTTTTCGGCCGAATCGGTTGGGACAATTCGTATATCGAAGCCCGCAAAGTGGCGGAGAAATATTCCAGATACTACCGCTTCGACGGGCAGTTGACCAGTTCTATGGGCGAACGCACGGAGCTGAATACCGATTTCTTGGTTTCTTACAATAAAGATATCAATTCCGATTTCTCCGTATCGGCTAACGTGGGCGGAAACAGAAGAAAAGAGGAACGGACATACAAGGAACTGCACGGTACGCATTTTACCGTAATGGATTTCAACTCGTTCAACAATATCGAACATAGATACCAGAGCGAATCGAAGGAAGAGCGCGCGGTGAACTCCGTGTACGGTATGGTAGCTTTTTCTTACAAAAATATAGCGAACATCGACGCCACATTGCGAAACGATTGGACTTCGACATTGCCTGACGGAAACAACTCGTTCCTTTATCCTTCGGTAAGCGGTTCGTTGGTTTTCTCGGAAGCGTTCAATATCAAGGGCAAAATATTGTCTTTCGGTAAGTTGCGGGCTTCCTACGCCGAAGTGGGTAACGATACCAGACCGTATATCACCAAACGGGCTTACTCTTTCAACAACGACGAAATGGGCAGGGCTTACGCCTATCTCCCGAAAAGGGTTTGGAACGAAGGCTTAAAGCCGGAGCGGAACAAGTCGGTCGAGCTCGGTTTGGATCTCGGTTTTTTTGATGACAGGCTTTCTCTGGATCTGACTTGGTATCGCAGTAATGTGGTAAACCAGATTTTGGAATCGTCACCGTTGGCCATCAGCTCGGGTTATGAGAGCTGGGCTATCAACGCCGGCGAAATCCAGAATTCGGGTATAGAATTAAGCCTCTCGGCTATTCCTGTTAGGGTAGGGAAGTTCCAGTGGACAACCCGTTTCAATTATGCGGACAACGTTTCCGAGGTGGTGGCATTTGACGAGGACACCGACCAGATCGTGTTGGGCAATGGCCGTGGCGTGCAGATTTTGGCGAAAAAAGGCGAGCCGTACGGAGCCATCTACGGACGTAAATTCCTGAGAAACGATGAGGGCGTAGTGGTGGTGGACCAGCACGGCTTTCCGATGTACGAAGAAGGCGACCAGCGGATCGGGAACGTAATGCCGGACTTTACGGCGGCCGTAAACAACGAGTTCAGTTACGGAAAATGGCGGATGAACGTACTGGTCGATATGTCTTTCGGCGGAGAAATCACCTCTTGGTCGGAAACGTGGATGGGACTCCGCGGTACGGCGTCCAAGACTTTGGAAGGCAGGGCCGAATGGATCCAAGCGCGTGAGAACGGAAATGTGGACGAGGAACACATCTATAGTTCCGAAGGCGGTTATGGAGAATGGGTAGGCAACAGCGTGTACGAGGACGGAACCCCGAACGAGGGCGAGAACGCCAAATACCTGAACCCGTACCGTTATTGGGACGAAATGAAAAGGGACAAAGCCGGCGAATCGACTTTGGTGGACGCTTCGTACGTGAAGCTTCGCGAACTGAGCCTGAGTTATGATTTGACCGATTTGGCCAAGAAAATCGGAGCGCCGATAAAGAACGCCAGCCTTTCGTTTTCCGGCAGGAACTTACTTCTGTTACATTCGGATTCAGATCTTTTCGATCCCGATTCTTACAGGTTCAGCACCGGCACCAGCTCCTTGGGCATCGAGTCGGCGGCATGGCCTAGCATGCGTTCTTACGCCTTCACTTTCAGAGCTTCATTTTAATCAAAACGACAGAACCAATGACATCCAGATATCTTAATATACCGTTTTTGGCCCTGATTTTTTCGTTCTGCCTCTTTTCTTGCGAAAGGGATTTCGAAGAATTCAATACAAATGGCAACGCATTGGAAGAGGTTAGCCCCGTGTTTCAGGTGGGGGAAATTACCCGCGATTTGCACCAGAGTTATTCCCAAAGCTATAATGTGGGAAGCGAGTGGCAACACCAATGGGCCCGCTCATACGGCGATACCAGAGGCTATATTTACGACAACGGACAAGCGCACGCGTGGAAAGAAAGCTACGCCGCTTATCGCGATATTGTCGATCTGATAGGCAAAGTGGAGCCCGGCACCGCGGAAGAGAATCCGGTGATTTACTCGGTGGCTTTGGTGGCCAAAGTTTTCCACTTCCATATGCTCACCGACCTTTACGGCGACGTGCCGTATACGGAGGCGGGCCAGGGAGCCTCAGGCTTGGTGAAACCCGGATATACCGCCCAAAATGAAATCTATTCAGACTTGTTCGCTTCGTTAGACGAGGCGATCGCCCTGCTCGATGGAGCCGATAATCTTACGGGACTCAATGACATCGACCGGTTGTACGCCGGCGAAGCGGAAAAATGGCTCCGCTTCGCCAATTCTTTACGCTTGCGTATGGGAATGCGAGTGCGCTACGCCGATCCGGCTTTGGCCGAAAGGGAAGTGGGCAAAGCGTTGGCGGAGAAGCTGATAGAAGAAAACGAGCATAACGCTAAAGTCTTTGAATTTGAGAGCCAGATGTTCCAAAAAGAAAAAGAGAACATGATGCACCCGAGTGTTTTTATGGTTGATTTTATGGCTGGAGACCCTCGGTACGATCTCTATTTCGGGCCGAATACCAAGGGCGAAATCATTGGTTACGTAAACGGATCGGTGGAGACTCAGGGCGACTTTTCGAGAATAGGCCAAGGCATAGCGATAAAAGATCGGCCGGACAGAATTATGGGAGCCTCCGAGGTTGCGTTTTTATTGGCGGAGGCTCATCTGTTCGGTATCGGTACGGCAAACGACACCGATAAGGCGAACGAGGCTTACCGGAAAGGAATACGGACCAGTATGGAATTTTGGGGAGTTGAAGCCGGACCGATCGAAGAGTTTTTGACAAAGGAAAAAACAACTTTGTCGGGAACGGACGAAGAAAAGCTCGAAATGGTAATAATGCAAAAATGGGCCGACCTGATCGATAATGGTGTGGAGACTTATGCCGAGGGTAGGCGTACGGGATATCCGGTGATTGCGCAACGCAAAGACGCCGGGCTTTTCGTCCTCGGCGATACCGACGGCGTGATGCCTAGAAAATGCAAATACCCGGAAAGCGAGGCTTTCTACAATACGGAAAACTTCCAGAAGATGTCAGCGCAACACGACTTTCTGACCAAGGTGTGGTGGGATAAAAAATAAGATTGATCCCAAATTAAGAACCCGTCAATACGTTTAGAAGAACGTCCGAATCGGTCTAGCCCACCGAGGAGGACGTTCTTTTTTATAAAAGGCAAGGACCTAACATCAGGTAAGCTTTAGAAACAGTTGGTGTACCTAATACCTAATACCAAATACAGCCACTCTACTTGTCAAAATCAATTTTAACCTTTTCACTCACCGGATAAGCTTGGCAAGTGAGAATCGCTCCGTTTTTAATTTCCTCTTCGGTTAGGGCAAAACAGGATTTCATTTCCGTTTTTCCGTTTACCAAAGTAGCTGTGCAAGTTCCGCAAACTCCGCTTTCGCAGGAGTAGGGTACATCGGCGCCGGAATCGAGCAAGGATCGAAGGATCGTGTTGCCGGATTTCACTTCCGTTTTTATGGTTTTTCCGTCTAAAGAGGCTTCCAATTCGGCGTTGTCGACAGGGGTGACGGTTTTGTCAAGGTTACTGTCGGAGTGGCCGAACATCTCTATTTTGATTTGCTCGGAAGGTACGCCCAATGAAAGCAAAGTGTCGCGGACGCAGAGATTCATCGCTTCCGGCCCGCAGACGAAATACTCGGTGCTTTGCGCTATCGGCGGATGCTCGTTGATAAAGGCTTCCAAGCTTTTGGCGTCGATGCGCCCTTTTTTGCCTTCCCATTGCTTCCAGCTCGACCAGACTTTTGGAGAGCTTAGCGTATGGCAAACCTTTAACCGGTCAAGATGATTCAGCCTAAGCTTTTCGAGTTCTTTCTCGAAAATAATGCTGTCTTGGTCCTTGTTTCCGTAGAAAAGATTGATAGTGTTGGTCTTCGATTGATGCAAAGCCGAGCGCAAAATTGACATAATCGGCGTTATGCCGCTTCCGGCCGCAATCAGGAAATATGTTTTGTATTCGTCCGGCTGTATTTCGGCTTTGAAACTGCCCAAGGGCAAAGTCGCTTCCACGGTATCGCCCGGCTTTAGGTTGTCATTGATAAAGTTCGACACGATTCCCTTTTTTACCCTTTTTACGGTAACGCTCGGAGCTTCCGTTCCGAACGGGTTACTGTTTAGGGAATAGCTTCTGCGGTGTTCCGTATTGTCGATCAAGAATCGGAAAGTAAGGTGTTGGCCGGGCAGAAAACAGAAGTCGGATTTTATTTCTTCCGGAATATCAAAACTGACCGTTACGGCCTCGCAGGTGGCGGGCTGTACGTCCGCTACTCGCAGTTTGTGGAAATGTGTGGCCATGGCTTTACGATTTTTGATTTTCCGAATCCACCCATTTCTGTATCCGTTCCTGAAAACCCCTAACGGTGCTTTCGCCGTGTTGGGCCGTAGCCTCCACGCCAAAGAGCGGGTTGCTTAACGATTTCTGCTGTTGTTCGCAGACGTAGATGTCTTCCTGCATAAAATCTCCGCTGGCCATCGGGTCGTCCTCGTCGTAGTTGCCGTATTTGGTATCCATTCCCATGATTTTCGGCCACCATTTCTTCGAAGACTCGCTTTGCTTGTAATATTCCATATCGGTCATCGGCTGTAGTTTGGTTCTTACGATGACTTTGGTCTTGTCGGGAGCCAAAGGAATGGCCACGAACACGCTCCAGCTTGATTCGCTTTCGGCCAATCCGACATTCGGGAATAGCCAAGGAACGTAAGCGCCCAAGTGTTCGTCAGTCATTTCCGTGATGCGTTTGAAAGGCATCAGTTTGTCCAGGTTATCTCGATAATCCTTTGCCAGGGGTTCGCGGAAGAGGTAGTGGTCGCCTACGAATCCGAATTCGGCTTTGGCGTGGTCGTACATATTCAGCGTGCTGGAATGCAGATGCGCCAAGTGGTAAACGTCTATATAGTTTTCCGCCACAATCTTCCAGTTGGCGTTGATCGTTTTCTCATAGCCCGTATCCGGGTATTCGAGTAGTTTGTCGGGGTTGTGCGGGCCCAATTTTTCTTTGCAGCCCCTAAACCACTCCGCGATACTTGGCGCTTCCGGCGACGGATGCGCCCAAACCATTCCTCTCCAAATGTCTACGGACGCCTTGTGGAGGCAAATTTTTCCCATATCCAAATCCGGAAATTCCTTTTCCTTTTCGGGAACATTTACCAATTGGCCGGTAAGGTCGTAGGTCCAGTCGTGATAAGGGCAGGTGATGGCCTTTTGCGCTTTGCCGACGGCACGGAGCAATTGTGTGCCACGGTGGCGACAAAGGTTATGAAAAGCCCGGAGACGCTGGTCACGGCCTTTTACGACAAGGATATTCTGCTTGCCGCACTGTACTGTGATATAGTCTCCGGGATTCTTCAGGTCTTCCGGAAATCCGGCGAATTGCCAAGTGTTTCCGAATATCTTTTCCTGTTCCATTTCAAGCCATTCGGTGGAAGTGTAGGCCTCAACGGGCAGGACGGGCATCTTTCGGTCTTTGTTCATGGGTGGTGGGTTTGTGGTGGAGCGGGTTTATTGTGAATTAATTGATGGGTACATGGAGCTCGACTTTCAGTAGGTTTCCTTCTTTGTCGGAACGGTAGACTTCGTAAGCGTTCGAAAGCCCTTCGTCAAGGTCTGATTGAGAAATCTTGGCCCAAAGTTCTCCCAGCCAACTTTCGTAATTGTTAGGGTTGGAAGTGAAAACCGCATATTCACTGGGTTTGATTTTGATTGTGGACATAGAATCCGGCGTTTTGGCTTTATTTTTTTTAAAGCCAACACTTAATGTATAGGCTTCTTCGGATGCCCAATTGTAATCATTGTAAACCACGTAAAGCGGTTCGCCATAGAGATTGTCGGGAGTGGTCAGGGATTCGGCCCCGGAATAGAATTTATAGATTAAGTTTTGGACCTGTCCGGCGCTATCGGTGGAATTGGGGATGAATTTCATCGAGATTCCCGTAATCAACAGCGTGTCGTTTAGATCTTGGGTTTGGTACTTCAGGCTTATTTTTCCTTCCTCCGAAATATCGGGTATTCGATCGTTTTTGGTTTCTGTGGTTGCGGAATCGCTTGTTGTTAATTTTCCGGGAATAGTGTCGTTTAGCTTCAGGCTATCGGGTTCGGTAAATTTCCCTACGGATCTTCCCACAAAAGCTTTGGGACCGTAAGGCTCTTCGGTTACGCTGAAATAAAGGCTGTAGGCCGAAAGCGATAGCCAAGTGAAAATTATAATCCAATAAAGGATCGGGTTGTCTTTTCTTTCCACAGGTTCGATAAAGAATGTAGTGCCGAACCTGATGTCGGGAATAACCCAGACTAGGAACATGACGCCCCATACCCAAGTCCAGTTTTGGAAGATGGCGACGTAAAGCAGGCAAAGGCCGAGTATGGCTCTGATCTTGTATTTTCTCATTCGCGTAGATTGGTGGCGCAGTGATGCAAAAGTAGCGTCAGCGTTTTTCTAAGAATTTGATACAGGTCAAAAAAAGCCCCGGATATTTCCGGGGCTGAGTGTTCATTATGACGATGAGCGGATTCGGCTTAGCGTTTCTTGCGAAATGCCGAGGTGCGTGGCGATATCGCCTAGCTTTACCCGAAGCTCTATATCGGGAAAATATTCGAGAAGCCGGACATAGCGTTCCTTTGCCGAAAGAAACATGTAGCCTTTTCCGTAGTAGTCTATAAAAGCGACTTGCTCTTCTGAGAGTATTCTGCAGAAGCGTTCGAAAGCGGGGTGCTTTTCCTGCAAGTTCACGTAATGTTTGTGGTCTATGGAATAGAGTATGGAGTCTTCAGTGGCTTTGATGTATTCGAAACTGGGCTCCAAAGTCAAGAAACTGTACCACGAGGTGACAAAAAAGCCTTCTTTGTAAAACCAAGATGTGATTTCCTTATCGTCGTGATAATAGTAAGTGCGTATGATGCCCGTATCTAGATAGTAAAGCTTTCTGCATGTGCGCCCTTCGGTAAGTAAAACATCGTTTTTCTTGATTTCTTCTTTCCTGAAAAGGCTTCGTATATCCGCCTCCAGATCCTCCGGAATAGGTGTCCGGGCTTTGATATCAGCTAATAATCGGTCCATAGGTCTGTGTGTGAAAGATCGTTTAGGGCTGTAAAATATGAGCTAAGTATGTCAATTGAAAAGAAGGAGCCCGATTTTTTCATATGTATGAGAATGGTGCCAAACGTTCATAGAAAATGGAATTTTTGTAAACTCTGAGGAAACTTTAAGCAAGAAACATTGTGTCGTGTGATAGGGTTCAATAATGAATCCGCAAGTCTTTTAAGCCCGAATGTTTCTTCGAAAAAATACCGCAAAACGGAACGGCCCAGCCTCCGGGGATTCCCGTGGCGGGCGGGTTATGACGGATTTGAGGGAAGTGGCTGTGGCGCAGGCCCATTACCAGGATTTGGCGGATCGAAAACCGGTTATCCAAGCCGTTTTGAATATGGAAGGATTCCATAAGGTGCTTCGCGAAAAGGTGACGGAAGAAAGACTGAAAAAAACACACTTTGGACGAAGTGTGGGCCAGCTTGAGGATGCCGTGGAAGCTTATAACGTATTGTTCTCCAGCGCTCCGCCCGAGAACAGGTCGCCGGAATGGGTTCAGGCGTGTTTTAAATCATTGATGGTGGTTGAAAAGACTGTCGTGACAATGCAACACGGCACTATGGAGCTTGCGCCGGGGATCCAGCACAAGCTTGGCGATGCGACAATGCATTTGATGAACGAGATCAGCAATGAGATCGTAAGGCTCGCTACCTGTTTGGGTGATGACGACGATTCATTTAGTGCGTATGATCCGGATGTATTGACATCGGCTCAGGATATTAGAAGAGCGAAAAAGCTGTGGCGACGATTAAAAAATAATCATGGAGAAATCAGGTATTCCTCTAGGGTAGTGTATCCGTTTGAAAACAGAAAAGACAAGGATTTAGGGTTTGAGGCTTATGCTCTTGAGTTTTTTGCGAAGCTACTTTCGGTTCCCGCCGGTGTTGAGTTATTGGACAAAGCGGAACGTGGCCCTTGGCCCATTTTGTTGAATTTCGCATATAAGCCGGGAGCGAAATTTCCCGTTCGTTTTTTGTCTCCTGAGCACGCATGCCCCGAAACCACTCCCGATGCTCAAACAGTTGCCGGAAAGGGAACGATTTCTCAAGTGATTTGCCCTATTAGAATAAAAAGAGGAAGTCATTATTCCTTTTTTGTTGAACGGGGACAAGTGAACGGACTGTATTCACCGAATTATTTGCGCTTTGCGATAGCCTTAGAAAAAGCTGTTCGGGGACAAAAAGGAGAGGCCGTCCCAATGACAAAAGAAGATGAATGGGACTTGGAGAAAAAGTGGAGGATAGCGTTTAACCTGCCGTATGAAGAAGGCCTGAGAAATACCCTTGGCGACGATCAGGTTTATGAATATCCTTCGGGAGAAATCTTTGAGGCGATGGCTTCGGAAAAACTGTTGGATTTTGCCATTCATGTAGAGCCACATATTAAAGGGCCTCAGCGAGAAGCTATTCCCAAGGATATGCAAGAATGGTTATCCGTTGCTTCCCAATTCTTGGACAAATTCAAGCCTGAAGCTTTTCCCGAACCTTGGGCAGATCCGCCGCGCTCGGCAAGTATTGACTGGTCAAATCCGGTAAGTGCTGAAGTGCCGTCTCTAGGCTTAAATGGACAGGTTTTTATAGTTCGGGACAATAGGAAAAAGACCTGCGTGTTGAAATTGGGAATAAGGGCGCTGGAAGCGATAAAAGAGGATTTCGCTTCCCAATTTCTTAGACAGTTCGGCACGTTGTGCACGGCCCCGGAGACGGCTGTAGTTTCAGTCCATCACGATTCGATGAAAAGGCTGAAAGAAGCCACTGCGCATTTAAGTGCCGAAACGGGACTTGGAAAACTCCACAAGGCATTGGCTGATTGTGCTTCAGGGAGTGTTTTGGTTATGGAAAAAGTAAAGGGGCGACATGATATAACTCCGTGCTATGATGCTCCCAAAACCCAAAGAGCATTGGGCGAAATGCTGTTTTTCGATTTATTTCTTGGGAACCATGATCGCTTTATGGATGTGTTTAACGTTGGGAATTTTATGTTTCTGGACGGGAAACGGCCAGAAGATTCTGAGCCTCCATTTCTTGCTGGGTTGGACCAGACACTTAACGGTTACGGGACTAGATATTTTAGGGAATTAGTGGGACCTGCGCCATCGAGCGTGGGAATTTGTAAGACTGTTAGGCATACTCAACCACCAGATGGCGAGACTGTGGCGGAGGGAGAGAAATACCGAAAACATACCGTGACGAAACTGGAAGAAACTGAGGCCACTGTGAAAACAGATGATGATGACGAAAACTTTTGGGAAATCTTGGAGGTGGACAGACCAGTTTGGCACTTGGATTCGGAAAGAGAAGCGTATAAAGAGTTTGAGAGGAACCCGACGGAATATAATGACCGCTTGGCCACAATTAGTCAATCGACGGTGGAGGAATTCGGTGAGATATTGGAGTATATGATTTATTGTTTCATAAATGGCCTACCTAGTCCGTTAGGGATGTTTCTGGCAAAAAAGATCTCGACAAGGGCAAACAGTAAAGTGAACGCAAAGAAGATTGACGAAGGTTTTGTCTGTGCGGCGTTAGAATTGACCGGTAAAATTTCGGGTTTTGCCGAATTCCAACGCTGGGATTTTTCAGGATTTCCAAGGGAAGGGGAAGCCATGGTTCGGAAATGGATCGCAACACAT
It encodes the following:
- a CDS encoding RNA polymerase sigma factor — its product is MGVVNHGISDEALFGLVKQGDRQAYSFLYKKYWDELFRVAYHLTDSLADTEDLLHELFAELWLKKERVEIAGSFGAYVRTSLKYKVFRHYDRKRRKGEWNEEVMKDRLVAAGSADQPLSFEELYGLIEVAVENLPEKCRAVYKLSREENKNVREIAQILGISPNTAQNHINKALKELRLSLRDYVGVALLLSSIWNE
- a CDS encoding FecR family protein codes for the protein MRNQELISKLLEGEIDAGGLEELNDWYAKRANGAELPEDIAQRSGEIKAGMWKKLSKEVLAESPEKKTIWKSLVFRTSIAASLALAVLSFALYWMAPVGNERMIVKTNTTAEPMRLTLPDGSAVWLNRNTEIRYRENFSEKRGIVLEKGEAYFDVERDEDKPFTVKSSELVTTVLGTEFNVKTFENGNGEVAVAEGKVKVSGSDSTQEEKGYVLTVGEEVVYDKASDEMRKAVADLDILLCWKREKLVFDGVKLSKAFAMLEVRFGKEIHVVDAEVNDCEIFGMYEDEDLAHILKTMSFAVGFEMEFSERDGTILIKGKGCR
- a CDS encoding SusC/RagA family TonB-linked outer membrane protein, whose amino-acid sequence is MGKILSNAIVRRTLSLTVFFCVLFSSVAISSDIGSQSDVAESGERMTLKVRGVTLENVFSMIEAQTSFKFIYRKDNGETSKKVTLMMEREDLNTVLKEIGKQTGASFQTVKNSISVKIGETPKGAVKSKKQQERRLKGKVTDADSGEALIGATVMIKGTTQGTTTNMEGVFDLPLPAGATAVIVSFVGYTEEELEIANSSFIDIKLRPDMSTLGEVVVTAIGIKREKAKLGYAISEVSGSEIAESVDNNVFNSLKGKVPGMVINTATGGSTGSSNVVLRGYSTVQGDNQALIVVDGIPYSNNSFGQGNSNSGIDLGSGIGDINPEDIESVTVLKGANASALYGSRAINGAIVITTKKGSGKKGWGVQFSSSMVVKEMGFEPDLQNEYGQGGSAKTFGEFDGVDDDGMPYLALNNVRSWGAKFDGQDVSVKWIREEPVRKYVSQPDNYKDFFRTGTNFINNLSVTGSADKATIRVNIMANNLKDIVPTSEQDKYGLTVRGTQQIGERINLDAKLSYITSQTHNRLTLGNQRGAYSGLVTGPRSFYLDDLKRYRYPVTGKTYDQHRTFGDNMPVAWSTSTGSSAGNPYWELYENPNDDKRDRLNGMVKVGVDILPGLQVFGRIGWDNSYIEARKVAEKYSRYYRFDGQLTSSMGERTELNTDFLVSYNKDINSDFSVSANVGGNRRKEERTYKELHGTHFTVMDFNSFNNIEHRYQSESKEERAVNSVYGMVAFSYKNIANIDATLRNDWTSTLPDGNNSFLYPSVSGSLVFSEAFNIKGKILSFGKLRASYAEVGNDTRPYITKRAYSFNNDEMGRAYAYLPKRVWNEGLKPERNKSVELGLDLGFFDDRLSLDLTWYRSNVVNQILESSPLAISSGYESWAINAGEIQNSGIELSLSAIPVRVGKFQWTTRFNYADNVSEVVAFDEDTDQIVLGNGRGVQILAKKGEPYGAIYGRKFLRNDEGVVVVDQHGFPMYEEGDQRIGNVMPDFTAAVNNEFSYGKWRMNVLVDMSFGGEITSWSETWMGLRGTASKTLEGRAEWIQARENGNVDEEHIYSSEGGYGEWVGNSVYEDGTPNEGENAKYLNPYRYWDEMKRDKAGESTLVDASYVKLRELSLSYDLTDLAKKIGAPIKNASLSFSGRNLLLLHSDSDLFDPDSYRFSTGTSSLGIESAAWPSMRSYAFTFRASF
- a CDS encoding SusD/RagB family nutrient-binding outer membrane lipoprotein; the encoded protein is MTSRYLNIPFLALIFSFCLFSCERDFEEFNTNGNALEEVSPVFQVGEITRDLHQSYSQSYNVGSEWQHQWARSYGDTRGYIYDNGQAHAWKESYAAYRDIVDLIGKVEPGTAEENPVIYSVALVAKVFHFHMLTDLYGDVPYTEAGQGASGLVKPGYTAQNEIYSDLFASLDEAIALLDGADNLTGLNDIDRLYAGEAEKWLRFANSLRLRMGMRVRYADPALAEREVGKALAEKLIEENEHNAKVFEFESQMFQKEKENMMHPSVFMVDFMAGDPRYDLYFGPNTKGEIIGYVNGSVETQGDFSRIGQGIAIKDRPDRIMGASEVAFLLAEAHLFGIGTANDTDKANEAYRKGIRTSMEFWGVEAGPIEEFLTKEKTTLSGTDEEKLEMVIMQKWADLIDNGVETYAEGRRTGYPVIAQRKDAGLFVLGDTDGVMPRKCKYPESEAFYNTENFQKMSAQHDFLTKVWWDKK